A region from the Lemur catta isolate mLemCat1 chromosome 7, mLemCat1.pri, whole genome shotgun sequence genome encodes:
- the LOC123642063 gene encoding olfactory receptor 481-like translates to METRNGTMVTEFIILGLSEDPILCSVFFVVFLGIYIVTILGNISIIMLIQRSPQLHTPMYFFLSHLAFVDIGYSTSVTPIMIVSFIRERTTIPVAGCIAQLGSDVVFGTTECFLLAAMAYDRYVAICSPLLYSTHMSPSVCIILLVASYMGGCVNSLSCISCLLSLTFCGPNKINHFFCDLPPLVKLSCTHIYIAELSPAISSGSIIVITLLIMVFSYLYILHSILKMHSTQGRHKAFSTCTSHLTTVILFYGTAAFVYVIPKSSHSDDHIKVVSVFYTVIIPMLNPLIYSLRNKEVKEAMRKMMARTHFLFERNAT, encoded by the coding sequence ATGGAGACTAGAAATGGCACAATGGTGACAGAGTTCATTATTTTGGGATTGTCAGAGGATCCCATTCTTTGTTCAGTCTTCTTTGTGGTCTTTCTAGGAATCTATATTGTTACCATATTGGGCAATATCAGCATAATCATGTTAATCCAAAGAAGCCCTCAGCTTCACACCCCTATGTACTTCTTCCTCAGCCATTTGGCCTTTGTGGACATCGGCTATTCCACATCAGTCACACCTATCATGATTGTGAGTTTCATAAGGGAGAGAACTACTATCCCTGTTGCTGGCTGCATAGCCCAGCTTGGCTCTGATGTTGTCTTTGGGACAACCGAGTGCTTCCTGCTGGCCGCCATGGCCTACGatcgctatgtggccatctgctCCCCACTTCTCTACTCCACACACATGTCTCCCAGTGTCTGCATCATCTTGTTGGTTGCTTCTTATATGGGTGGGTGTGTGAATTCTTTGTCATGCATCAGCTGCTTATTGAGCTTGACTTTCTGTGGGCCGAATAAAATCAACCATTTCTTCTGTGACCTCCCACCACTGGTGAAGCTTTCTTGCACCCATATTTATATTGCTGAATTATCTCCTGCCATCTCATCTGGGTCAATCATTGTAATCACACTGCTTATCATGGTTTTTTCATATCTGTACATCCTTCACTCAATCCTGAAgatgcactctacccagggaagGCACAAGGCCTTTTCCACTTGCACCTCCCACCTCACTACGGTCATTCTGTTTTATGGGACAGCTGCATTTGTTTATGTTATACCAAAGTCAAGCCACTCAGATGATCATATTAAAGTGGTGTCTGTGTTCTACACAGTGATAATCCCCATGCTGAACCCTCTGATCTACAGTCTGAggaacaaggaggtgaaagaggcCATGCGAAAAATGATGGCAAGAACACATTTCTTATTTGAAAGAAATGCAACGTGA
- the LOC123642388 gene encoding olfactory receptor 502-like has protein sequence MDSWVDGNHTAVRKFILLGLTDDPVLRVILFMIILCIYLVTISGNLSTIILIRISSQLHHPMYFFLSHLASADIGFSSSVTPNMLVNFLVETNTISYLGCAFQLFSAAFFGTVECFLLAAMAYDRFVAICNPLLYSIKMSTQVCVQLFVVAYTGGFLNASSFTFSFFSLSFCGPNRVNHFFCDFSPLIELSCFDTSVHTAVPSCSAGLVILVTVFVIAVSYIYILITILKMRSSEGRHKAFSTCTSHLTVVTLFYGTITFIYVMPKSSYSTDHNKVVSVFYMVVIPMLNPLIYSLRNKEIKGALKRELGRKIFS, from the coding sequence ATGGATTCCTGGGTAGACGGGAACCACACTGCTGTGAGGAAGTTCATTCTATTGGGCCTAACAGATGATCCAGTCCTTCGTGTCATCCTCTTCATGATCATCCTGTGCATCTACCTAGTGACCATCTCTGGCAATCTCAGCACAATCATTCTAATCAGAATCTCCTCTCAGCTCCATCaccctatgtatttttttctgagccaCTTGGCTTCTGCTGACATAGGCTTTTCATCTTCTGTCACACCCAACATGCTTGTAAACTTCCTGGTGGAGACAAATACAATCTCCTACCTTGGATGTGCCTTCCAGCTTTTTTCAGCTGCTTTCTTTGGGACAGTTGAATGCTTTCTTCTAGCTGCCATGGCATATGACCGTTTTGTGGCAATCTGCAACCCGCTGCTTTATTCTATCAAAATGTCCACGCAAGTCTGTGTCCAGTTATTCGTAGTGGCTTACACGGGTGGTTTTCTTAACGCTTCCTCCtttaccttttccttcttttctttatctttctgtggCCCAAATAGAGTCAAtcattttttctgtgatttttctcctttaattgaACTCTCCTGTTTTGATACCAGTGTCCATACAGCTGTTCCCTCATGTTCTGCTGGCTTAGTCATTTTGGTCACTGTGTTTGTCATAGCCGTCTCCTACATCTACATCCTCATCACCATCCTGAAGATGCGCTCCAGCGAGGGGCGCCAcaaggccttctccacctgcaccTCCCACCTCACTGTGGTCACTCTGTTCTATGGGACCATCACATTCATTTATGTGATGCCCAAGTCCAGCTACTCGACTGACCACAACAAGGTGGTATCTGTGTTCTACATGGTGGTCATCCCCATGTTGAACCCCCTCATCTACAGTCTCAGGAACAAGGAGATCAAGGGGGCTCTGAAGAGAGagcttggaagaaaaatattttcttag
- the LOC123642064 gene encoding olfactory receptor 481-like, translating into METGNGTMVTEFIILGLTEDPILCLVFFVVFLGIYIVTILGNISIIMLIQRSPQLHTPMYFFLSHLAFVDIGYSTSVTPIMIVSFVRERTTIPVAGCIAQLGSDVVFGTAEGFLLAAMAYDRYVAICSPLLYSTHMSPRVCIILLVVSYVSGCVNSSSCTGCLLSLTFCGPNKINHFFCDLPPLVKLSCTHIYIAEISPTISAGSLIVITLFIIVFSYLCILHSILKMHSTQGRHKAFSTCTSHLTAVSLFYGTVTFVYVIPKSSHSDDHIKVVSVFYTVIIPMLNPLIYSLRNKEVKEAMRKLIVRIRSSFERNPV; encoded by the coding sequence ATGGAGACTGGAAATGGCACAATGGTGACAGAGTTCATTATTTTGGGGTTGACAGAAGATCCTattctttgtttagttttcttcGTGGTCTTTCTAGGAATCTACATTGTTACCATATTGGGCAATATCAGCATAATCATGTTAATCCAAAGAAGCCCTCAGCTTCACACCCCTATGTACTTCTTCCTCAGCCATTTGGCCTTTGTGGACATTGGCTATTCCACATCAGTCACACCTATCATGATTGTGAGTTTTGTAAGAGAGAGAACTACTATCCCTGTTGCTGGCTGCATAGCCCAGCTTGGCTCTGATGTTGTCTTTGGGACGGCCGAGGGCTTCCTGCTGGCCGCCATGGCCTACGatcgctatgtggccatctgctCCCCACTTCTCTACTCCACACACATGTCTCCCAGGGTCTGCATCATCCTGTTGGTTGTTTCCTATGTGAGTGGGTGTGTGAACTCTTCATCGTGTACCGGCTGCTTATTGAGCTTGACTTTCTGTGGACCAAACAAAATCAACCATTTCTTCTGTGACCTCCCACCACTAGTGAAGCTTTCTTGTACCCATATTTATATTGCTGAAATATCTCCTACCATCTCTGCTGGGTCACTCATTGTAATCACACTGTTTATCATAGTTTTTTCATATCTGTGTATCCTCCACTCAATCCTGAAgatgcactctacccagggaagGCACAAGGCCTTCTCCACTTGCACCTCCCACCTCACTGCAGTCTCTCTGTTTTATGGGACAGTTACATTTGTTTATGTTATACCAAAGTCAAGCCACTCAGATGATCATATTAAAGTGGTGTCTGTGTTCTACACAGTAATAATCCCCATGCTGAACCCTCTGATCTACAGTCTGAggaacaaggaggtgaaagaggcCATGAGAAAATTGATAGTGAGAATACGTTCCTCATTTGAAAGAAATCCAGTGTGA